Proteins from a genomic interval of Caulobacter sp. SL161:
- a CDS encoding YMGG-like glycine zipper-containing protein, translating to MKTTMIALTGVCVLAAACTSTGNVERSAAGGAALGAIAGAVIGNNVGSGSAGKGAAIGAAVGGAAGAVKGCREDGGCGASNVNRRQYYDERTGHHYYYDARSGRYFWEDGAPRP from the coding sequence ATGAAGACGACCATGATCGCCCTGACGGGCGTCTGCGTGCTCGCCGCAGCGTGCACCTCGACCGGCAATGTGGAGCGTAGCGCCGCCGGCGGCGCGGCGCTGGGCGCCATCGCGGGCGCGGTGATCGGCAACAATGTGGGCAGTGGCAGCGCCGGCAAGGGCGCGGCGATCGGCGCGGCGGTCGGCGGCGCGGCCGGCGCGGTGAAGGGCTGTCGCGAGGACGGCGGCTGCGGCGCCAGCAACGTCAATCGTCGTCAGTACTATGACGAGCGCACCGGGCACCATTACTACTACGACGCCCGGAGTGGCCGTTACTTCTGGGAAGACGGCGCGCCCCGCCCCTGA
- a CDS encoding diacylglycerol/lipid kinase family protein gives MKRIDVVVNTASGSVGADAPEIAERLLAEHGVTGVVHAPTPDELVDCLRAVIDGAPDAVLVLAGDGTARTAAEMAGADGPLIAPLPGGTMNMLPHALYGERPWEEVMRDCLSDGEARMISGGEVGGRQFFVAAILGSPALWATAREAAREGRIDLALARAQRAFRRAFSGRLRYALDGRPKGKAEALTLLCPLVSRALNADAQALEAAALDPSGAVEVFRLGMNAALGQWREDPSVSVGLCRAGQIWAHGRIPAILDGEPARLDMETSIRFRPEAFRALVPAIR, from the coding sequence ATGAAGCGCATCGATGTTGTCGTCAACACCGCCTCAGGCTCGGTCGGAGCCGACGCCCCCGAGATCGCCGAGCGCCTGTTGGCCGAGCATGGCGTGACCGGCGTCGTCCATGCGCCCACGCCTGATGAGCTCGTCGACTGCCTTCGTGCGGTGATCGATGGTGCGCCGGACGCCGTTCTGGTCCTGGCCGGCGACGGCACCGCCCGCACGGCGGCCGAGATGGCCGGCGCGGACGGCCCGCTGATCGCGCCGCTGCCGGGCGGAACCATGAACATGCTACCGCACGCCCTCTATGGCGAACGCCCCTGGGAAGAGGTTATGCGCGACTGCCTTAGCGACGGCGAAGCGCGGATGATCTCGGGCGGCGAGGTGGGCGGTCGCCAGTTCTTCGTCGCCGCCATCCTGGGCAGCCCCGCCCTGTGGGCCACGGCGCGCGAAGCGGCCCGCGAGGGGCGTATCGATCTGGCCCTCGCCCGCGCCCAGCGCGCCTTTCGCCGCGCCTTTTCCGGGCGCCTCCGCTACGCGCTCGATGGTCGCCCCAAGGGCAAGGCCGAGGCCCTGACCCTTCTGTGCCCGCTGGTGTCCCGCGCGCTCAACGCCGACGCCCAGGCGCTGGAGGCCGCCGCCCTCGACCCCAGCGGCGCGGTCGAGGTGTTCCGCCTGGGGATGAACGCCGCGCTCGGCCAATGGCGCGAGGACCCTTCGGTGTCCGTCGGCCTGTGTCGCGCCGGCCAGATCTGGGCCCATGGGCGCATCCCCGCCATCCTCGACGGCGAGCCGGCGCGGCTGGACATGGAAACCTCGATCCGCTTCCGCCCCGAAGCGTTCCGCGCCCTGGTTCCGGCGATCCGATGA
- a CDS encoding metallophosphoesterase family protein — protein sequence MRLIQLSDIHFGGENAEAVAAAGAWIRKAAPDLVVATGDLTLDGRACEFDAAAAWLKTLPRPMIVTPGNHDTPFFGPGELWERFTRPWRRFCDRFGAEDGARWQGPGVTLTTLNTARAAQLRLNWSKGAVGQDQIRRVVGELEAAPAGDLRIVACHHPLMEILGGPMTARVHGGVDAAKQFVKAGADVILSGHIHLPFVTPLPFGDGRTQAIGSGTLSQRERGAAPSFNMIEIEAGCVRVTAMAYAHGDFEAWRTWAIDRRPLR from the coding sequence ATGAGACTGATCCAGCTCTCGGACATCCATTTCGGCGGCGAGAATGCCGAGGCCGTCGCCGCCGCCGGCGCTTGGATTCGCAAGGCTGCGCCCGATCTCGTGGTGGCCACGGGCGATCTCACCCTGGACGGGAGAGCCTGTGAGTTCGACGCCGCCGCAGCCTGGCTGAAGACCCTGCCCCGGCCGATGATCGTCACGCCCGGCAATCACGACACGCCGTTTTTCGGTCCCGGCGAGCTCTGGGAGCGCTTCACTCGCCCTTGGCGACGCTTCTGCGACCGCTTCGGCGCGGAGGACGGCGCGCGCTGGCAGGGCCCTGGCGTGACGCTCACCACGCTGAACACCGCCCGCGCCGCTCAGCTGCGCTTGAACTGGTCAAAGGGCGCGGTGGGTCAGGACCAGATCCGACGCGTGGTGGGCGAGCTTGAGGCGGCGCCGGCTGGGGACCTGCGCATCGTGGCCTGTCACCATCCGCTGATGGAGATACTGGGAGGGCCGATGACCGCCCGCGTGCACGGCGGCGTGGACGCCGCCAAGCAGTTCGTGAAGGCCGGCGCCGACGTGATCCTGTCGGGTCATATCCATCTGCCGTTCGTCACGCCGCTGCCGTTCGGCGACGGGCGAACCCAGGCGATCGGGTCAGGCACCCTGTCCCAGCGCGAGCGGGGCGCGGCGCCCAGCTTCAACATGATCGAGATCGAGGCCGGCTGCGTGCGGGTGACGGCCATGGCCTATGCGCACGGCGACTTCGAGGCCTGGCGGACCTGGGCGATCGATCGACGCCCCCTGAGATAG
- a CDS encoding superoxide dismutase produces MTYTLPDLPYAYDALEPTISANTLRFHHDKHHAAYVTALNGLLNGDDKGSLEAVIKGAGPGKVFNNAAQAWNHAFFWDGLSPTKTAPGAELAAAIDATFGGMDALKEKFVAEGIGHFGSGWVWLVSDASGALKIISTHDAESPVTQDLTALVVADVWEHAYYLDYQNLRKGFLEAVFDNLINWTLADSQYAAAKSGAQGWAYPAPT; encoded by the coding sequence ATGACGTACACGCTTCCCGACCTGCCCTACGCCTATGACGCGCTGGAGCCGACCATCTCGGCCAACACCCTGCGCTTCCACCACGACAAGCACCACGCCGCCTATGTCACGGCCCTGAACGGCCTGCTGAACGGCGACGACAAGGGCTCGCTGGAAGCGGTGATCAAGGGCGCCGGCCCCGGCAAGGTGTTCAACAACGCCGCCCAGGCCTGGAACCACGCCTTCTTCTGGGACGGCCTGTCGCCGACCAAGACCGCGCCGGGCGCCGAACTGGCCGCCGCCATCGACGCCACCTTCGGCGGCATGGACGCGCTGAAGGAAAAGTTCGTCGCCGAGGGCATCGGTCACTTCGGTTCGGGCTGGGTGTGGCTGGTCTCGGACGCCTCGGGCGCCCTGAAGATCATCTCGACCCACGACGCCGAGAGCCCGGTCACGCAGGACCTGACGGCCCTGGTCGTCGCCGACGTCTGGGAGCACGCCTACTATCTGGACTACCAGAACCTGCGGAAGGGCTTCCTGGAAGCGGTCTTCGACAACCTGATCAACTGGACCCTGGCCGACAGCCAGTATGCGGCCGCCAAGTCGGGCGCCCAGGGCTGGGCCTATCCGGCGCCGACCTAA